The following are from one region of the Sorghum bicolor cultivar BTx623 chromosome 2, Sorghum_bicolor_NCBIv3, whole genome shotgun sequence genome:
- the LOC8060657 gene encoding pollen-specific leucine-rich repeat extensin-like protein 4: MALEAGSPATSFTPQVVANAFVKQYYQTLRYARQDSYKFYNDSSILGRADSNGKMMNVTTIDDIKEQLVSTDFADCLIEIETVDAQPSHVDGVLILVAGYFTTDAVKQKFTQSFFLAPQENRGYYVLNDMFRLTQISTEVKEVVVNHDNKSTQITTLPNDEVVSTSANVVSPVKNDDPVVETCVKVVNKDVEKVPEASTPTAEKAVNKDLEKIAEAAPAPCAPVEKAAPAPRAPVEKAAPAPHAPVEKAAPAPRAPVEKAAPAPRAPVEKAAPAPRAPVENAAPAPPAPVEKAAPAPPAPVEKAAPAPPAPIEKAAPTPRAPVEKAASAPPTPVVKSAPAPPSSDEKEVARKSYASIVKTMRESTQPAPAARPAKPNPRPKVAQNVDKNVSSPSKPAHATDNALPGDKNVPKNKATDEPGYSIFVKNLPFDATVKMVEQEFSKFGAIKSGGIQVKCQPDQFCFGFVEFEAQQSMVAAIEASTVYFGTREAYVEEKRTKTRVVDGVITRGDDNGQGFQSGRGGYYGDNYKRQWGGQNNGYYHNGDNTRNDYPGRVRGPQGNGYHQNGNGYHQNRNGYQQNGNGYSGNGYQQRRPSNNNGYSNGRVERNNGPRQQQGQGPAAA, encoded by the exons ATGGCCTTGGAAGCTGGGAGCCCAGCTACTTCTTTTACTCCACAAGTG GTTGCTAATGCATTTGTTAAACAATACTATCAAACTCTTCGTTACGCACGACAGGATTCCTATAAGTTCTATAATGACTCAAGTATTCTTGGTCGGGCAGATTCTAATGGGAAAATGATGAATGTAACCACAATTGAT GATATCAAGGAGCAACTTGTGTCTACAGACTTCGCTGACTGTTTGATAGAGATAGAGACTGTTGATGCACAGCCATCCCATGTGGATGGTGTGCTCATTTTGGTTGCTGGATATTTTACAACGGATGCTGTGAAACAGAAGTTCACACAGTCATTCTTTCTTGCTCCACAGGAAAATAGAGGCTATTATGTTTTGAATGATATGTTCAGACTTACCCAGATTTCAACTGAGGTGAAGGAAGTTGTAGTTAACCATGATAATAAAAGCACACAGATTACTACCCTGCCCAATGATGAAGTTGTCAGCACTTCTGCAAATGTTGTTTCTCCAGTTAAAAATGATGATCCTGTTGTTGAGACATGTGTGAAAGTGGTTAACAAGGATGTTGAGAAGGTACCTGAGGCTTCAACTCCTACTGCTGAGAAAGCAGTTAACAAGGATTTGGAGAAGATTGCTGAGGCTGCTCCAGCACCTTGCGCACCAGTTGAGAAGGCTGCTCCAGCACCTCGTGCACCAGTTGAGAAGGCTGCTCCAGCACCTCACGCACCAGTTGAGAAGGCTGCTCCAGCACCTCGCGCACCAGTTGAGAAGGCTGCTCCAGCACCTCGCGCACCAGTGGAGaaggctgctcctgctcctcgcGCACCAGTGGAGAATGCTGCTCCAGCACCTCCTGCACCAGTTGAGAAGGCTGCTCCAGCACCTCCTGCACCAGTTGAGAAGGCTGCTCCAGCACCTCCTGCACCAATTGAGAAGGCTGCTCCAACTCCTCGTGCACCAGTTGAGAAGGCTGCTTCAGCTCCTCCCACACCAGTTGTGAAGTCTGCTCCAGCTCCTCCCTCATCAGATGAGAAGGAAGTAGCTAGAAAGAGTTATGCATCAATT GTTAAAACCATGAGGGAGAGCACACAGCCTGCCCCAGCTGCCAGACCCGCCAAACCCAATCCAAGGCCAAAGGTGGCTCAAAATGTGGACAAAAATGTGTCCTCGCCTTCAAAACCTGCTCATGCTACTGATAATGCCCTCCCAGGCGATAAAAATGTTCCAAAAAATAAAGCAACTGATG AGCCAGGATACTCAATTTTTGTTAAGAATTTACCTTTTGATGCAACTGTTAAAATGGTGGAACAAGAGTTCAGCAAGTTTGGTGCTATTAAATCTGGTGGTATACAAGTCAAATGCCAG CCTGATCAGTTTTGCTTTGGCTTTGTCGAATTTGAGGCTCAGCAATCCATGGTAGCAGCAATTGAG GCTTCTACGGTTTATTTCGGCACAAGAGAAGCATATGTTGAGGAGAAAAGAACCAAAACACGAG TTGTCGATGGTGTTATCACCCGTGGGGATGACAATGGCCAAGGCTTCCAGTCTGGCAGAGGTGGTTACTACGGTGACAACTACAAGCGGCAGTGGGGCGGTCAGAATAACGGCTACTACCACAACGGAGATAACACAAGGAACGACTATCCAGGCCGTGTCCGAGGACCGCAAGGGAATGGCTACCATCAGAACGGCAACGGCTACCACCAGAACAGGAATGGCTACCAGCAGAACGGCAACGGCTACTCTGGGAATGGCTACCAACAGCGACGCCCCAGCAACAACAATGGCTACAGCAACGGGAGGGTTGAGCGCAACAATGGCCCTAGGCAACAACAAGGCCAAGGCCCTGCTGCTGCTTAG
- the LOC8060658 gene encoding protein LONGIFOLIA 1, which translates to MPARMRGAAAGGLADDTRDLQRQMGCMAGIFQIFDRQRLITGAGRRAARQAQKRLPPPSTPPGNTHPKSSSNVPVQSSSTSKIVLEKTFSKCMTENSSLSIESSRASSSSSSCSSFSSLDGNKSVQQEPPYINEELFVQRSLKSSPSLKESDMNTKSGHPNVGFRDIVKDSINRDPGGLTVKTSVQEARRNGQYKDSPRPLLLSKSMDGTCIIGIDRTTKVPANVTESRRCLQEQSRFSCDDRRLLRPAETQESKRPPSRPKELPRLSLDSRKESLSPGSRQKNLSYRRTDDILLDTLRPQDSPSHRRANSVIAKLMGLEEATNATGVLTAENCEPTRSPRPAEATQHEHPSRSPRSTCQDSCSMQLKNDSSVLKTKPSPRIVTEAAPWRQQDRSATNIKAQQCREAEGRPRTASVYADIERRVGGFDFLECNNKDFRALRILGALNAKDAKSKNDSSGGSIANHRTGYDLTTNSGTFQAPIVVMKPARTIEKHGVSLASVAPMAGLRSLRKLPARYSSFTSTNESSTNEKMHLRMSRAQLKSEEIVSNASSPRPTSSSSPRNVLKKAEPERRSRPPVSPKSPSKKSNEAVSPKGRIRSKPSQVKCHREEVLQSTGNRISLAKQVDVSVMDRAKPLGGNSTFTPPSNAAATASHKAPSILGSDQNIHSLDNIPSPVSVLDTSFYHKRISDSFRDGETHSSEECWNPNSLPDTPQSKASSEVNQIKPENLEVLIQKLEQLQSMNEEDASIKEVMASVTANKDHQYIYEILLASGLLHKEHSIAVLPGQLQPSNYPINPELFLILEQTKPDLVSAFQTVSGAKKSCKPCTGRLHRRLVFDLVNETIAQKMSVCRSGRQTVKFLQSRKLSGWQLFKDLCTEVDRLIKCSDEEENENMIFDEDTVNGTKDWMSFDTVLHGMVWEIERSIFKGLIDEVIGGETTEKMQFVQRKLQRQLSFSSIN; encoded by the exons GCAATACTCATCCAAAGAGCAGCAGCAATGTTCCAGTTCAAAGTTCAAGTACCTCAAAGATCGTTCTG GAGAAAACATTCAGCAAATGTATGACCGAGAACAGCAGCCTTTCAATTGAATCATCaagagcttcttcttcctcctcttcgtGCTCATCCTTCTCCTCCCTTGATGGCAACAAATCAGTCCAACAGGAGCCTCCTTACATCAATGAGGAGCTGTTTGTGCAGAGGTCACTGAAGAGCTCGCCAAGTTTGAAGGAATCTGACATGAACACTAAGTCTGGGCATCCTAATGTCGGTTTCAGAGACATAGTGAAGGACTCCATCAACCGGGACCCTGGAGGCCTGACTGTAAAAACCTCGGTGCAGGAGGCAAGGAGAAACGGACAGTACAAGGACTCACCGAGGCCACTGCTGCTGTCCAAATCAATGGATGGAACCTGTATCATTGGGATCGATAGGACCACAAAGGTTCCTGCAAATGTCACTGAATCTAGAAGGTGTTTGCAGGAGCAGTCACGCTTCTCATGTGATGACCGAAGACTCCTGCGGCCAGCTGAAACCCAGGAAAGCAAGAGGCCTCCCTCGAGGCCAAAAGAGCTTCCTAGATTGTCCTTGGACAGTAGGAAGGAGTCTCTGAGTCCAGGCTCACGTCAGAAGAACCTCAGTTACAGGAGAACTGATGATATTCTTCTGGATACTTTGAGGCCTCAAGATTCGCCCAGCCATAGAAGAGCTAACAGTGTTATTGCAAAGCTGATGGGGTTGGAAGAAGCAACAAATGCTACAGGGGTGCTGACTGCTGAAAACTGTGAACCCACAAGATCACCGAGACCAGCTGAAGCCACTCAACATGAGCATCCATCACGCTCCCCCAGAAGCACTTGCCAGGATTCCTGCAGCATGCAGCTGAAGAACGACTCCTCAGTACTGAAAACCAAGCCTTCCCCACGAATTGTCACAGAAGCAGCTCCTTGGAGGCAGCAGGACAGAAGTGCCACCAATATCAAGGCACAACAATGTCGAGAAGCTGAAGGGAGGCCAAGAACTGCATCTGTCTATGCTGATATAGAGAGAAGGGTCGGGGGCTTTGACTTCTTAGAGTGTAATAACAAGGACTTCAGGGCTCTCAGAATATTGGGTGCATTGAACGCAAAAGATGCTAAGAGCAAGAATGACAGCAGTGGTGGATCAATTGCTAATCACAGGACAGGATATGATCTCACCACTAACTCTGGAACCTTCCAGGCACCTATTGTGGTCATGAAGCCTGCAAGAACCATTGAGAAGCATGGGGTTTCACTGGCTTCTGTTGCTCCCATGGCAGGCCTTAGAAGCCTCAGAAAGTTGCCGGCTAGATATTCATCTTTCACCAGCACAAATGAGAGTAGCACAAATGAGAAGATGCATCTTCGGATGTCAAGAGCTCAACTGAAGTCTGAAGAAATTGTCAGCAATGCTAGCTCGCCAAGGCCTACAAGCTCATCAAGCCCCAGAAATGTGCTAAAGAAGGCAGAGCCAGAAAGGAGGTCTCGTCCACCTGTTTCGCCAAAATCTCCAAGCAAGAAGTCCAATGAAGCTGTCTCTCCAAAAGGAAGAATAAGATCAAAGCCTTCTCAGGTGAAATGCCACCGTGAAGAGGTCTTGCAGAGTACAGGGAACAGAATAAGCTTAGCAAAGCAGGTTGATGTCAGTGTTATGGATCGTGCAAAGCCTCTGGGTGGCAACTCAACCTTCACTCCACCAAGCAATGCTGCTGCAACAGCAAGTCACAAG GCTCCTTCAATTCTGGGTTCAGACCAAAACATTCATTCACTGGACAACATTCCAAGCCCTGTCTCTGTCCTTGATACATCCTTCTATCATAAAAGGATCTCAGATTCATTCAGAG ATGGTGAGACACATTCTTCAGAGGAATGCTGGAACCCAAACAGCTTGCCTGACACACCACAGtcaaaagcgagcagtgaagTCAACCAGATTAAACCAGAAAATTTGGAAGTTCTGATCCAGAAGCTTGAGCAACTGCAATCAATGAATGAAGAAGACGCAAGTATCAAAGAAGTCATGGCATCAGTCACTGCAAATAAAGATCACCAGTATATCTATGAGATACTGTTGGCATCTGGTCTTTTGCACAAAGAACATAGTATCGCAGTATTACCTGGTCAACTCCAACCATCAAATTATCCAATCAATCCGGAGCTCTTCCTCATTCTTGAGCAAACAAAACCAGACTTAGTTTCTGCCTTCCAAACTGTCAGCGGAGCTAAGAAAAGTTGTAAGCCTTGCACAGGGAGGCTTCATCGAAGACTTGTGTTTGACCTGGTAAATGAAACAATAGCTCAGAAGATGAGCGTCTGTAGATCTGGAAGGCAGACAGTAAAGTTTCTTCAATCAAGGAAGTTAAGTGGGTGGCAACTATTCAAGGATTTGTGCACTGAGGTTGACAGGCTAATAAAATGCTCCGACGAGGAGGAGAATGAAAACATGATATTTGATGAGGATACAGTTAATGGAACGAAAGACTGGATGAGCTTCGACACTGTGCTACATGGCATGGTTTGGGAAATTGAACGATCCATCTTCAAGGGCCttatcgacgaggtcatcggtGGTGAGACTACAGAGAAGATGCAATTTGTACAAAGGAAACTGCAGAGGCAGCTTTCTTTCAGTAGTATAAACTGA